The Anolis carolinensis isolate JA03-04 chromosome 2, rAnoCar3.1.pri, whole genome shotgun sequence genome has a window encoding:
- the enpp7 gene encoding ectonucleotide pyrophosphatase/phosphodiesterase family member 7 isoform X1 — translation MFALLGLVATLLTLGAAAPLQGARSRNKLLLVSFDGFRWNYDQDVDTPNLDTMARDGVKAKYITPPFVTQTSPIHFTLLTGRYIENHGVIHNMWFNTSTGQKLAYYSTQGRSDWWDNGSLPIWITAQRQGLKTGSLFFPGGNATYQGEQVNVKKVEKFLHNYGNETEWTGNIDMVMKWFSEDDLDFVALYFGEPDSTGHKYGPESQQRKDMVSQVDRTVGYLRQRILDYGMKSTLNLIITSDHGMETVIKDNEIYLRNVKNFSFSDIQFEMLDYGPQGLLVPKPGKLDQVYEALKTAHSKLHVYKKEEFPKRFHYANHTRVTPLVLYGDPGYVINGRLKLQFNKGEHGFDNEDMNMKTIFRAVGPAFERGLVVEPFESVNVYALLCKLLEIVPEPHDGSLNATQAMLAKSAGLSLENIQYYNNQLVNELIQPERVNSNKQGNVVGFQLHI, via the exons ATGTTTGCTCTCCTGGGCTTAGTGGCTACCTTGCTGACCCTTGGGGCTGCAGCTCCACTACAGGGAGCAAGGAGCCGCAACAAGCTCCTCCTGGTCTCTTTTGATGGTTTTCGGTGGAATTATGACCAGGATGTGGATACTCCCAATCTAGACACCATGGCCAGAGATGGGGTGAAGGCCAAGTATATTACGCCTCCCTTTGTCACCCAGACAAGCCCGATCCATTTCACTCTGCTTACAG GAAGATACATTGAGAATCATGGGGTGATTCATAATATGTGGTTCAACACCAGCACCGGACAGAAGCTCGCTTATTATTCCACCCAGGGGAGGTCTGACTGGTGGGACAACGGGAGTCTCCCGATCTGGATCACAGCACAAAGGCAG GGCTTGAAGACAGGGTCCCTCTTCTTCCCTGGAGGGAATGCAACCTACCAAGGTGAACAGGTCAATGTTAAGAAGGTAGAGAAATTCCTTCACAATTATGGCAATGAGACTGAGTGGACGGGGAACATTGACATGGTCATGAAGTGGTTCTCTGAGGATGACCTTGACTTTGTTGCGCTTTACTTCGGAGAGCCTGACTCCACAGGACACAAATATGGCCCAGAATCCCAGCAAAGGAAGGACATGGTCAGTCAGGTGGATCGCACAGTGGGTTACCTGAGACAGCGTATATTGGACTATGGCATGAAATCGACACTCAACCTGATCATCACCTCTGACCATGGCATGGAAACAGTCATCAAAGACAATGAAATTTACCTCCGCAATGTGAAAAACTTTTCCTTTTCAGACATTCAGTTTGAGATGCTCGATTATGGGCCACAAGGGCTACTGGTGCCAAAACCAGGGAAACTAGACCAAGTTTATGAAGCCCTGAAAACAGCTCACAGCAAACTCCATGTCTATAAGAAGGAGGAATTCCCAAAGAGATTCCACTATGCCAACCACACTCGTGTCACCCCACTGGTATTGTATGGCGACCCTGGATACGTGATCAATGGG aGACTCAAATTGCAATTCAATAAGGGGGAACATGGTTTTGACAATGAAGATATGAACATGAAGACCATTTTCCGGGCTGTGGGACCAGCTTTCGAGAGGGGACTAGTAGTGGAACCATTTGAAAGTGTGAATGTTTATGCCCTCCTCTGCAAACTGCTGGAGATAGTGCCTGAGCCACATGATGGATCCTTGAATGCCACGCAGGCAATGCTGGCCAAAAGTGCAGGTCTGAGTTTGGAAAACATTCAATATTATAACAACCAACTGGTCAATGAACTGATTCAACCTGAACGGGTAAATTCTAATAAACAAGGCAATGTTGTGGGATTTCAGTTGCACATTTAG
- the enpp7 gene encoding ectonucleotide pyrophosphatase/phosphodiesterase family member 7 isoform X2, with amino-acid sequence MFALLGLVATLLTLGAAAPLQGARSRNKLLLVSFDGFRWNYDQDVDTPNLDTMARDGVKAKYITPPFVTQTSPIHFTLLTGRYIENHGVIHNMWFNTSTGQKLAYYSTQGRSDWWDNGSLPIWITAQRQGLKTGSLFFPGGNATYQGEQVNVKKVEKFLHNYGNETEWTGNIDMVMKWFSEDDLDFVALYFGEPDSTGHKYGPESQQRKDMVSQVDRTVGYLRQRILDYGMKSTLNLIITSDHGMETVIKDNEIYLRNVKNFSFSDIQFEMLDYGPQGLLVPKPGKLDQVYEALKTAHSKLHVYKKEEFPKRFHYANHTRVTPLVLYGDPGYVINGRLKLQFNKGEHGFDNEDMNMKTIFRAVGPAFERGLVVEPFESVNVYALLCKLLEIVPEPHDGSLNATQAMLAKSAGTNLTSPNTWKLVLVLGLSTFLRLTTGVSDSMFL; translated from the exons ATGTTTGCTCTCCTGGGCTTAGTGGCTACCTTGCTGACCCTTGGGGCTGCAGCTCCACTACAGGGAGCAAGGAGCCGCAACAAGCTCCTCCTGGTCTCTTTTGATGGTTTTCGGTGGAATTATGACCAGGATGTGGATACTCCCAATCTAGACACCATGGCCAGAGATGGGGTGAAGGCCAAGTATATTACGCCTCCCTTTGTCACCCAGACAAGCCCGATCCATTTCACTCTGCTTACAG GAAGATACATTGAGAATCATGGGGTGATTCATAATATGTGGTTCAACACCAGCACCGGACAGAAGCTCGCTTATTATTCCACCCAGGGGAGGTCTGACTGGTGGGACAACGGGAGTCTCCCGATCTGGATCACAGCACAAAGGCAG GGCTTGAAGACAGGGTCCCTCTTCTTCCCTGGAGGGAATGCAACCTACCAAGGTGAACAGGTCAATGTTAAGAAGGTAGAGAAATTCCTTCACAATTATGGCAATGAGACTGAGTGGACGGGGAACATTGACATGGTCATGAAGTGGTTCTCTGAGGATGACCTTGACTTTGTTGCGCTTTACTTCGGAGAGCCTGACTCCACAGGACACAAATATGGCCCAGAATCCCAGCAAAGGAAGGACATGGTCAGTCAGGTGGATCGCACAGTGGGTTACCTGAGACAGCGTATATTGGACTATGGCATGAAATCGACACTCAACCTGATCATCACCTCTGACCATGGCATGGAAACAGTCATCAAAGACAATGAAATTTACCTCCGCAATGTGAAAAACTTTTCCTTTTCAGACATTCAGTTTGAGATGCTCGATTATGGGCCACAAGGGCTACTGGTGCCAAAACCAGGGAAACTAGACCAAGTTTATGAAGCCCTGAAAACAGCTCACAGCAAACTCCATGTCTATAAGAAGGAGGAATTCCCAAAGAGATTCCACTATGCCAACCACACTCGTGTCACCCCACTGGTATTGTATGGCGACCCTGGATACGTGATCAATGGG aGACTCAAATTGCAATTCAATAAGGGGGAACATGGTTTTGACAATGAAGATATGAACATGAAGACCATTTTCCGGGCTGTGGGACCAGCTTTCGAGAGGGGACTAGTAGTGGAACCATTTGAAAGTGTGAATGTTTATGCCCTCCTCTGCAAACTGCTGGAGATAGTGCCTGAGCCACATGATGGATCCTTGAATGCCACGCAGGCAATGCTGGCCAAAAGTGCAG